The proteins below come from a single Chitinophaga pinensis DSM 2588 genomic window:
- a CDS encoding tetratricopeptide repeat protein: protein MMSLFKYILSGTVLCLSLQVQAQIFSKGKDADELYNEAVKETKLNHYQKAIQLSREALEKRPDFVDQQLLLGRLYMLTGNAELARKYVKLVLAKDPMYKDAYLYAINIELGARKYEEAECYVDEGLYHYPSDKELMLKKLGILDAAERFFQGGVYADNLLDKYAGDTSVQRAYTGHYLLAGHYYQQRNNQLLSQENYEKALMLDPDNEEAKAAINSMYVRSGSFTKAIEQVNAALAINPGSYELMMRKLGLLQDMHDYAGAIDQLQQILKRWPADAKARSTETTLRMEAAAWYANTDPFLLYAGIAEKNPGNREALDKVIGMSMSRGAYREALAWINRGLKNNPNDQRLLSLKLDVLESDRKFAEAALLAERLRYNNAGTADQRSRYSALKIASGRDYLAQQQYDLALAEFDKALQTDPRDTTAMDLMANTYINQKDHIHALEVLDKALAVYPNNSRFLLKKSSVLAETGQYDEAADIAAQLLNQHPQDAKYSANLVDLRLTAGRKLMQAEEYDMAAGEFRAVLVQSPDNIEALNYLINLETAIGQSDSALVYADQGLQYYPDNKELLLKKAGILTDMQRYTEANAISYQLMQRYPFTIKYRTAYTDGLIAEGNTYQRNNAPDSALALYRQVLNINRKDSLALQYSINLLNGKQSYDSALAYANQGIRYYPNNESFIQKRAVTLENKKMYAEGALAADSVVKLNGNPVNVDYADYLHSKTMKNQFGMFFLHSSYDYQDTKYNIATLEYRHFFKRGSYAARLNYAGRQQGTGLQGEAELYYTHNPELYSYALATYSNEVVFPRTRLAYSIFKTFKHDIEGELGIRYLNADSSNSISGVASIAKTWKDFWVNFRAYFISDSPEFYTSYNLTTRYYMNRQQDYISFTAGLGTSPDDRSRLIQFPKLAGLLTRSVGAGYQKTFKYRTTAGIFGTWINQKVTNTDFQNQYDIYITLQRKF, encoded by the coding sequence ATGATGTCTCTTTTCAAATACATACTATCCGGAACGGTACTTTGTCTTTCTTTACAGGTACAGGCTCAGATCTTCAGCAAGGGGAAAGATGCCGATGAACTCTACAATGAAGCGGTAAAGGAAACGAAACTGAATCATTACCAGAAAGCTATCCAGCTATCCAGAGAAGCACTGGAGAAGAGACCTGATTTTGTGGATCAGCAGTTACTGCTTGGCAGATTATACATGCTGACAGGTAATGCGGAACTTGCCAGAAAATATGTGAAACTGGTACTCGCAAAAGATCCGATGTATAAAGATGCCTACCTGTATGCCATCAATATAGAACTGGGCGCCAGGAAATATGAAGAGGCGGAATGTTATGTAGATGAAGGACTCTATCATTATCCGTCTGATAAGGAACTCATGCTGAAAAAGCTGGGGATACTGGATGCTGCGGAACGCTTCTTCCAGGGAGGCGTTTATGCCGATAACCTGCTGGATAAGTATGCCGGTGATACAAGCGTACAACGTGCCTATACAGGACATTACCTGCTGGCAGGGCATTATTATCAGCAGCGGAACAACCAGCTCTTATCACAGGAGAACTATGAAAAAGCCCTGATGCTGGATCCGGATAACGAAGAAGCCAAGGCAGCTATCAATAGTATGTATGTGAGAAGTGGCAGCTTCACAAAAGCCATTGAGCAGGTAAATGCAGCCCTTGCAATTAATCCGGGTTCCTATGAACTGATGATGCGTAAACTGGGCCTTTTACAGGATATGCACGATTATGCCGGCGCGATCGATCAGCTGCAACAGATATTAAAACGCTGGCCGGCCGATGCAAAAGCACGTAGTACGGAAACGACACTGCGCATGGAAGCCGCCGCCTGGTATGCTAATACGGATCCTTTCCTGTTATATGCAGGTATTGCAGAAAAGAACCCTGGCAACAGGGAAGCACTGGATAAAGTGATTGGTATGAGTATGTCCCGTGGCGCTTACCGGGAAGCACTGGCCTGGATTAACCGCGGATTAAAAAACAATCCGAATGACCAGCGACTGTTATCACTTAAACTGGATGTACTGGAAAGCGATCGTAAATTCGCAGAAGCAGCCCTTCTGGCCGAAAGATTACGTTATAACAATGCCGGTACAGCCGATCAGAGAAGCCGTTACTCCGCCCTTAAAATAGCCAGCGGACGTGACTATCTGGCACAGCAGCAATACGACCTGGCACTGGCTGAATTTGACAAAGCCCTGCAGACCGATCCCCGTGATACGACTGCTATGGACCTGATGGCCAATACCTATATCAATCAGAAAGATCACATACACGCCCTGGAAGTACTGGATAAAGCACTGGCGGTATATCCCAATAACAGCAGGTTCCTGCTGAAAAAGTCAAGTGTACTGGCGGAGACGGGTCAATATGACGAAGCCGCCGACATAGCAGCCCAACTCCTGAATCAGCATCCCCAGGATGCTAAGTACAGCGCTAACCTGGTGGACCTTCGTCTGACTGCGGGCCGTAAACTGATGCAAGCTGAAGAATACGATATGGCAGCCGGTGAATTCAGGGCTGTACTGGTACAATCGCCTGATAATATTGAAGCCCTGAATTACCTGATCAACCTGGAAACAGCCATAGGACAGTCAGATAGCGCGCTGGTCTATGCCGATCAGGGATTACAATATTATCCGGATAATAAAGAGCTGTTACTGAAAAAAGCAGGTATACTGACCGATATGCAACGGTATACTGAAGCAAATGCGATCTCCTACCAGCTGATGCAACGTTATCCGTTCACGATTAAATATCGTACTGCCTATACCGACGGACTTATTGCCGAAGGCAATACCTATCAGCGGAATAATGCACCGGATAGTGCACTGGCTTTATACAGACAGGTATTAAATATCAACAGAAAAGATTCTCTCGCATTACAATACAGCATCAATCTGCTGAATGGCAAACAATCATATGACAGCGCACTGGCGTATGCGAATCAGGGTATCCGTTATTATCCGAACAATGAATCGTTCATACAAAAGAGAGCAGTTACACTGGAGAATAAAAAGATGTATGCGGAAGGAGCATTGGCGGCAGATTCCGTTGTAAAACTGAATGGCAATCCTGTCAATGTGGATTATGCCGATTATCTGCACAGCAAAACAATGAAAAATCAGTTTGGGATGTTCTTCCTGCATTCCAGCTATGACTACCAGGATACAAAGTATAATATCGCTACCCTTGAATACCGTCATTTCTTCAAACGCGGTTCTTATGCAGCCCGGCTTAACTATGCGGGCCGTCAACAGGGAACGGGATTACAGGGAGAAGCAGAATTGTATTATACGCATAATCCGGAACTGTATTCCTATGCACTGGCGACCTATTCAAATGAAGTGGTATTTCCCAGAACAAGGCTGGCTTACTCCATCTTCAAGACATTTAAACATGATATTGAAGGCGAACTGGGTATACGTTATCTGAATGCAGACAGTTCCAACAGCATTTCCGGTGTAGCTTCCATAGCGAAGACCTGGAAAGATTTCTGGGTGAATTTCAGGGCTTATTTCATCAGTGACTCGCCTGAGTTCTATACTTCCTACAACCTGACCACGCGTTATTATATGAACCGTCAGCAGGATTATATCTCATTTACAGCGGGTCTTGGTACTTCTCCGGATGACCGCAGCCGTCTGATACAGTTCCCTAAACTGGCAGGATTGTTGACCCGTAGTGTGGGAGCAGGTTACCAGAAAACATTTAAATACCGTACTACCGCAGGCATATTCGGTACATGGATCAACCAGAAAGTGACCAATACCGATTTCCAGAACCAGTACGACATCTATATAACCCTGCAACGTAAATTCTAA
- a CDS encoding PleD family two-component system response regulator, with amino-acid sequence MSTRILLVEDDEVMPKIMERILHKEEYKIEHVTNGKEAFQRLEDNNYNYDLIITDIMMPYANGFEILSKVKTRKDGKPIPVIIVSNAGNEEMILEGFKLGADDFLKKPVIPGELLIRVKRLLIQYAAK; translated from the coding sequence ATGAGTACCAGAATTCTGCTCGTAGAAGACGATGAAGTAATGCCTAAAATCATGGAAAGGATACTTCATAAAGAAGAATATAAGATTGAACATGTGACAAACGGAAAAGAAGCATTCCAACGGCTGGAAGATAATAACTACAATTATGATCTGATCATTACAGATATCATGATGCCATATGCCAATGGCTTCGAAATCCTCAGCAAAGTAAAAACAAGAAAGGACGGCAAACCAATTCCTGTAATAATTGTTTCAAATGCAGGGAATGAAGAGATGATCCTGGAGGGTTTCAAACTAGGGGCAGACGACTTTCTCAAAAAACCGGTTATTCCGGGTGAACTACTGATACGTGTAAAAAGATTACTGATACAATACGCCGCTAAATAA
- a CDS encoding glycosyltransferase family 2 protein translates to MELFRNFYEGFVFVYGCTMLFMYALLAILSLRGIIRFQRKNSYVDYNKMLQSPLAPGISIIAPAFNEGVTIISNVRSLLTLNYPRFEVIIVNDGSTDDTLTKLINEFQLQEVDFAYNERIKSQPVKRLFKSTNTAYDKLVVIDKVNGKSKADASNAGINAAAYDYFLCTDVDCIIEKDTLLRMIKPFMDEEHNKIKEIGEPCPECGYIHVKEDSVRVIATGATLRIANSCEIDEGVITRVRPPEKWLPRFQEMEYLRAYVLGKMGWSVINCVPNVSGGLGLFDKEIAIKAGGYDSKSFAEDMDIVTRMCTYMIDNKLKYAIRYIPTTQCWTEGPPNMKVFSRQRTRWGRGLAEIITIHRKVIFNPRYRKLGLVVLPYNLFFEFLAPIIEFTGILYYIYQIITGNINWHNALILLLFVYLYSVMITTLAVLWDQITYKHYKTWREVVGLALMAFIEPFVYHPLIVFFALRGYFNFITGKKHTWGNMQRQGFGQKKPANT, encoded by the coding sequence GTGGAACTGTTTAGAAATTTTTATGAAGGCTTCGTATTTGTGTATGGCTGTACAATGCTGTTCATGTATGCACTCCTGGCCATTCTGTCGCTCCGGGGCATCATCCGGTTTCAGCGGAAGAACAGTTACGTGGACTATAATAAAATGCTCCAGTCTCCGCTGGCGCCCGGCATATCCATCATCGCCCCTGCCTTTAATGAAGGTGTAACGATCATCTCCAACGTACGCTCCCTGCTGACGCTGAACTATCCCCGTTTTGAAGTAATCATCGTGAATGACGGTAGTACAGATGACACGCTTACAAAACTGATCAATGAGTTTCAGCTACAGGAAGTGGATTTTGCTTATAATGAACGTATTAAATCCCAACCAGTAAAGCGCCTGTTTAAATCTACCAATACAGCCTACGATAAGCTGGTTGTCATCGATAAAGTAAACGGTAAAAGTAAAGCCGATGCTTCCAATGCCGGTATTAATGCTGCTGCTTATGACTACTTCCTGTGCACGGACGTAGACTGTATCATTGAAAAAGATACCCTGCTGCGCATGATCAAACCGTTCATGGATGAAGAACATAACAAGATCAAAGAAATAGGTGAACCTTGTCCTGAATGTGGATACATACATGTCAAGGAAGACAGCGTACGTGTGATTGCCACCGGTGCAACCCTGCGTATTGCCAACTCCTGTGAGATAGATGAAGGTGTGATCACCCGTGTACGTCCTCCGGAAAAATGGTTACCACGCTTCCAGGAAATGGAATACCTACGCGCCTATGTACTGGGTAAAATGGGCTGGAGCGTGATCAACTGCGTACCTAACGTATCAGGCGGTCTGGGGCTGTTTGACAAGGAAATCGCGATCAAGGCAGGTGGTTACGACAGTAAGTCCTTCGCTGAAGATATGGACATCGTGACGCGTATGTGTACCTATATGATCGATAATAAACTGAAATACGCGATCCGCTATATTCCTACTACACAATGCTGGACGGAAGGTCCGCCTAATATGAAAGTATTCAGTCGCCAGCGTACGCGTTGGGGACGTGGTCTGGCAGAGATCATCACCATTCACCGTAAGGTGATCTTCAATCCGCGTTATCGCAAACTTGGACTGGTGGTACTGCCTTATAACCTCTTCTTTGAATTCCTTGCACCGATCATTGAATTCACCGGTATCCTCTATTATATCTACCAGATCATCACCGGTAATATCAACTGGCATAATGCACTGATCTTACTGCTCTTCGTGTATCTGTATTCTGTAATGATCACGACGCTGGCGGTATTATGGGACCAGATCACCTACAAACATTATAAAACCTGGAGAGAAGTGGTGGGACTTGCCTTAATGGCATTCATCGAACCTTTCGTTTACCATCCACTGATCGTATTCTTCGCACTGCGTGGCTATTTCAACTTCATCACCGGTAAAAAACACACCTGGGGAAATATGCAACGTCAGGGATTCGGACAGAAGAAACCAGCAAATACTTAA
- a CDS encoding DUF4838 domain-containing protein has translation MMHSLLLIMTLLTYNSCQSSKGNIDLVSGGSSKYVIILPDEATKHETKAAALLQDYIKRLSGASLPIITEKAFKDQPGVFIGNTEYTSSLYPEKLKGEGFLIATGKQDIYIKGGTGKGILYGVYTLLENYFGCRKYADIPVFIPVSKQLQLPQQLRDRQMPAFLYRETYYPAAFNDEYLEWHKLHRFEDLWGLWGHSFFKILPPKTYFAAHPDYYALVNGKRQASQLCLSNEGVYTFMVDYFRKAIADNPDAMYWSIAPEDGGGFCTCDQCSKANAAEGGPQGTLIRFINRIAAAFPAQQFTTLAYQYTAHPPLKTKPAGNVYIMLSSIDAYRQEPLSSISSAAAFRRDLEGWSAVTEHIFLWDYTTQFTNYLAPFPDYNNQQANLQYLAAHKVQGVFSQGSGDTYSDMAAYNSYLQAKLLWNPGLTTEEITSDFLNGYYGKAGPFVAQYLQALTNTLHITKTQLDIYGNPVNNYKNYLSPEAIDQYSSLLDKAEKAVEGNDSLLARVYNTRLPLEYTVLQQSRFFGTEKFGYLIPEGNGFTVNPRWPERVKKFVAQCKLAGVKELSEGGGSPATYQQEWDQIFSRKWINSLAFRGKVSLVNSWAEDYPAKKEQTLTDGLQGDKDFSINWLFIYGKDLIATVDLGTEQTVKEIQLNFLQDARHYIFNPTDIIVETSVDGANFTPAGKQQTSPLATEEYDAKINTYRFSLPAVKARYIRVTGKCLQTIPAWRDAPAAKKAAICCDEIYVL, from the coding sequence ATGATGCACAGCTTACTGCTTATTATGACACTGCTGACCTATAATAGTTGTCAATCCTCTAAAGGGAATATCGATCTGGTGTCAGGTGGCAGTTCAAAATATGTCATTATCCTGCCGGATGAAGCGACCAAACATGAAACGAAAGCAGCTGCCCTGTTACAGGATTATATCAAACGCCTCTCAGGTGCTTCCTTGCCCATTATTACAGAAAAAGCGTTCAAAGATCAGCCAGGGGTCTTTATAGGCAATACGGAATATACCAGTTCCCTTTACCCGGAAAAGTTAAAAGGAGAAGGTTTTCTGATCGCTACCGGCAAACAGGATATATATATCAAAGGGGGAACCGGCAAAGGTATTTTGTATGGCGTGTATACCCTGCTGGAAAATTATTTCGGTTGCCGGAAATATGCAGACATACCGGTCTTCATACCGGTATCTAAACAACTGCAGTTGCCGCAGCAACTAAGAGATCGGCAGATGCCTGCCTTTTTATACCGGGAAACCTACTACCCTGCTGCATTCAATGATGAATACCTGGAATGGCACAAGCTGCACCGCTTCGAAGACCTGTGGGGATTGTGGGGACATTCCTTCTTTAAAATATTGCCACCTAAAACTTATTTCGCGGCACATCCGGACTACTATGCACTTGTCAACGGGAAACGACAGGCCAGCCAGCTATGTCTGAGTAATGAAGGCGTTTATACCTTCATGGTAGATTATTTCCGGAAAGCAATTGCGGATAATCCGGATGCGATGTACTGGTCGATTGCTCCCGAAGATGGCGGTGGCTTCTGTACCTGTGATCAATGTAGTAAGGCCAATGCAGCAGAGGGTGGTCCACAGGGTACACTGATCCGGTTCATCAACCGCATTGCAGCCGCCTTCCCGGCACAACAGTTTACCACACTTGCGTACCAGTATACGGCACATCCTCCCCTGAAAACAAAACCTGCCGGCAATGTATACATTATGCTCAGCAGTATCGATGCGTATCGCCAGGAGCCGCTGAGCAGTATTTCTTCTGCCGCGGCTTTCAGAAGAGATCTGGAAGGATGGAGCGCTGTAACGGAGCATATTTTCCTATGGGATTATACCACACAATTCACTAATTACCTGGCCCCTTTCCCTGACTATAACAATCAGCAGGCGAATCTGCAATACCTGGCCGCGCACAAGGTCCAGGGTGTTTTTTCTCAGGGCAGCGGAGATACCTATAGCGATATGGCGGCCTACAATAGTTATCTGCAGGCTAAATTGCTGTGGAATCCCGGACTGACAACGGAAGAAATCACCAGTGATTTCCTGAACGGCTATTATGGCAAGGCAGGACCATTTGTCGCACAATATCTTCAGGCATTAACCAACACCCTGCACATTACCAAAACACAACTGGATATTTACGGCAATCCCGTTAATAACTACAAAAACTATCTGTCCCCGGAGGCGATCGATCAGTATTCCTCCTTACTGGACAAAGCTGAAAAGGCAGTGGAAGGAAATGATTCACTGCTGGCAAGAGTATACAATACGCGTTTACCGCTGGAATATACCGTGCTGCAACAATCCCGCTTTTTCGGCACAGAGAAATTCGGTTACCTGATCCCCGAAGGGAATGGTTTTACTGTCAATCCACGCTGGCCGGAACGCGTAAAGAAATTCGTTGCCCAATGCAAACTTGCAGGTGTAAAAGAACTATCTGAAGGGGGTGGTAGTCCAGCTACTTATCAACAGGAATGGGACCAGATCTTCTCCCGCAAATGGATTAACAGTCTGGCGTTCCGTGGCAAAGTGAGTCTTGTAAATTCCTGGGCAGAAGATTATCCTGCCAAAAAAGAACAGACGCTGACAGATGGTTTGCAGGGAGATAAGGATTTCAGTATCAACTGGCTGTTTATCTATGGTAAAGACCTGATAGCCACTGTTGATCTGGGTACCGAACAGACTGTGAAAGAAATACAGCTGAATTTCTTACAGGATGCCCGCCATTACATTTTTAACCCTACTGATATTATTGTAGAAACCTCTGTGGATGGGGCGAACTTCACACCTGCCGGTAAACAGCAAACATCCCCTCTTGCCACAGAAGAATATGATGCAAAGATCAACACTTACCGGTTCTCATTACCTGCTGTAAAAGCCCGCTATATCAGGGTAACAGGCAAGTGTCTGCAAACGATTCCTGCATGGAGAGACGCTCCCGCCGCCAAGAAAGCCGCAATATGCTGCGATGAAATCTATGTATTATAG
- a CDS encoding HEAT repeat domain-containing protein, protein MEYSLYDFRGASLNIQIAIIFIFIAVACTVLAYLSILTGRYRAYRREKKLASLHPVIDDLLMEHILLNDELASNVPADQVILPVEVFRLPVFEKRWAREALIARLIEYRNNVRGSMGEQLRNLYIQLELDKDSLRKMKSRKWDKKVQALAELSNMNMSIADVTILPLTNSRNRELRAAARHAYIKLSKNEPFKFFDVVTEPLLMWDQVELFKIISTTEHIAIPNFAQWITYSSNKSIVAFCLKLVVHYNQISAVPAVVRLLDTKDHYLRADAINCLGKLKIEDVEEKLLHMYNSQPLNCRLEILKAIGRINSGKNVDFLRQEFLHATDFDVRKHAAKSLIKNQWAAKGLIQELIDTATAENKLILKHSMNPLIKF, encoded by the coding sequence ATGGAATACAGCCTTTATGACTTCAGGGGTGCATCCCTGAACATTCAGATTGCCATTATATTTATTTTTATTGCGGTAGCATGTACCGTATTAGCCTACTTGTCCATTCTTACAGGCAGATACCGGGCCTACAGAAGGGAAAAGAAGCTCGCCAGCCTCCATCCTGTTATTGATGACCTGCTCATGGAGCATATCCTGCTCAATGACGAACTGGCCAGTAATGTACCTGCCGATCAGGTAATCCTGCCGGTTGAAGTATTCCGGTTGCCGGTGTTTGAGAAAAGATGGGCACGCGAGGCACTCATCGCCAGACTTATAGAATACCGTAACAATGTGCGGGGTTCAATGGGTGAACAGCTCAGGAACCTGTATATCCAGCTGGAACTGGACAAAGACTCCCTCAGAAAGATGAAATCCCGTAAATGGGATAAGAAAGTACAGGCGCTGGCAGAACTCAGTAACATGAATATGTCTATTGCGGACGTAACCATTCTGCCCCTGACCAATAGCCGTAACCGTGAGTTACGTGCCGCTGCCCGCCATGCTTATATCAAGCTCAGTAAAAACGAACCTTTCAAGTTCTTCGACGTGGTAACAGAACCACTGCTCATGTGGGACCAGGTAGAGCTTTTTAAGATCATTTCCACTACCGAACATATTGCCATTCCCAACTTCGCGCAATGGATCACCTACTCTTCCAATAAAAGCATCGTAGCCTTCTGTCTGAAACTGGTCGTACATTATAACCAGATCAGCGCCGTGCCGGCAGTCGTAAGACTGCTCGATACCAAAGATCACTACCTGCGTGCTGATGCGATTAACTGTCTTGGTAAACTAAAGATCGAAGATGTAGAAGAAAAACTTCTGCATATGTACAATAGCCAGCCGCTGAACTGCCGGCTGGAAATACTCAAAGCCATTGGCCGTATCAACAGCGGAAAAAATGTAGATTTCCTCCGCCAGGAATTCCTGCACGCCACTGATTTTGATGTACGTAAGCACGCCGCCAAATCATTGATCAAAAATCAGTGGGCGGCAAAAGGACTTATCCAGGAACTGATAGATACCGCTACAGCAGAGAACAAGCTGATCCTGAAACATAGCATGAACCCGTTAATTAAATTCTAA
- a CDS encoding glycosyltransferase family 2 protein, which yields MEQNIWETIGRFYESTVFIYGTVLLITYALLAVFSMISVRAYARKDKFHQENILLSSPLAPGITVLAPAFNEGLTIIFNVRSLLTLNYPLYEIIIVNDGSTDNSLEQMIDEFELVPVEFAYNAKIQTKPVRKIYKSTNPAYAKLMVIDKVNGKSKADAVNAGINAALYDHFVCTDVDCILDKNTLLELIKPVMQEEKKRVIATGATLRIANSCEFDQGVMTRMRPPSQLLPRFQEVEYIRAFVLGKMGWSLLNCVPNVSGGLGLFDKEIAIRSGGYDHSSFGEDMELMTRMCRYAKDNKIDYAIRYIPKTLCWTEAPASVKIFNRQRTRWARGLAQLMYAHFGMFFNPRYGKMGLIIFPYNFFFELLAPIIEFTGIIYYIVMACLGLINWPTALLLLVFVYTYSVMITTIAILWDQLTFRYYKTWKEVALLCTTPFLEFFLYHPLIVIFALRGYYYFLTGKKSTWGNMQRRGFQTTQKAAATVTAK from the coding sequence ATGGAGCAGAATATCTGGGAAACGATAGGCAGATTTTATGAAAGCACTGTTTTTATTTACGGTACCGTATTGCTGATTACCTACGCATTGCTGGCAGTGTTCTCGATGATATCCGTACGCGCCTACGCAAGGAAAGATAAGTTCCACCAGGAGAATATCCTCCTCAGCTCTCCCCTTGCGCCCGGCATTACTGTACTGGCCCCTGCCTTTAATGAAGGCCTGACCATCATCTTCAACGTGCGCTCCCTGCTCACGCTCAACTATCCGTTGTATGAGATCATTATCGTCAATGACGGTAGTACAGATAACAGTCTGGAGCAGATGATCGATGAATTTGAACTGGTGCCTGTCGAATTTGCCTACAACGCCAAAATACAGACCAAGCCTGTCAGGAAGATCTATAAATCCACCAACCCTGCCTATGCCAAACTGATGGTCATAGACAAAGTGAATGGTAAGAGTAAGGCCGATGCAGTAAATGCCGGTATCAATGCAGCCCTCTACGATCACTTTGTATGTACGGATGTGGATTGTATCCTCGATAAAAATACCCTGCTGGAACTGATCAAACCGGTGATGCAGGAAGAAAAGAAACGTGTGATTGCTACCGGCGCTACACTCCGCATTGCCAATTCCTGTGAATTTGATCAGGGGGTAATGACCCGTATGCGTCCCCCGAGTCAGTTATTGCCGCGCTTCCAGGAAGTAGAATACATCCGTGCATTTGTACTGGGTAAAATGGGCTGGAGCCTGCTGAACTGTGTACCGAATGTATCCGGCGGATTAGGTCTCTTTGATAAAGAAATTGCGATCCGCTCCGGTGGATATGACCATAGTTCCTTTGGAGAAGACATGGAGCTGATGACCCGTATGTGCCGCTATGCAAAGGATAATAAGATCGACTACGCCATCCGTTATATACCGAAAACGCTTTGCTGGACAGAAGCGCCCGCTTCCGTAAAGATCTTCAACCGTCAGCGTACCCGCTGGGCAAGAGGTCTTGCACAGCTGATGTATGCCCACTTCGGTATGTTCTTTAATCCCCGCTACGGGAAAATGGGACTGATCATCTTCCCTTATAACTTCTTCTTTGAACTGCTGGCGCCGATCATCGAATTTACCGGTATCATTTATTATATCGTCATGGCTTGCCTGGGTCTGATCAACTGGCCTACAGCATTGCTGCTGCTCGTATTTGTATATACCTATTCGGTAATGATCACTACAATAGCAATCCTCTGGGATCAGCTCACCTTCAGGTATTATAAAACCTGGAAAGAGGTGGCTTTGCTGTGTACGACACCATTCCTGGAATTCTTCCTCTATCACCCACTGATTGTAATATTCGCCCTGCGCGGTTACTATTACTTCCTCACGGGTAAAAAGAGTACCTGGGGCAATATGCAGCGACGCGGCTTCCAGACGACACAAAAGGCTGCGGCTACGGTCACCGCCAAATAA